In Lottiidibacillus patelloidae, the following proteins share a genomic window:
- the rimI gene encoding ribosomal protein S18-alanine N-acetyltransferase, with protein sequence MNDTIVCRLMTEEDINEILQVEYASFSTPWSRDAFENEIKQNHFANYIVLEVNGEVVGYGGFWSILDEAHITNIAVSPAYRGKKLGEYLMKKMIDLARELGAEMMTLEVRASNLVAQNLYKKLGFEEKGIRKGYYSDDGEDALIMWVNINENK encoded by the coding sequence ATGAATGATACGATTGTTTGCAGATTAATGACTGAAGAAGATATAAATGAAATTTTACAAGTAGAATACGCGTCGTTTTCAACGCCTTGGAGTCGAGACGCTTTTGAAAATGAGATAAAGCAAAATCACTTTGCTAATTATATTGTGTTAGAAGTAAATGGAGAAGTCGTAGGCTATGGTGGCTTTTGGAGTATTCTTGATGAGGCGCACATAACAAACATTGCGGTATCTCCAGCTTACCGTGGTAAAAAACTCGGTGAGTATTTAATGAAAAAAATGATAGACTTAGCGAGGGAGCTAGGAGCAGAAATGATGACTCTGGAAGTTAGAGCATCGAACCTCGTAGCACAAAACTTATATAAGAAGCTCGGTTTTGAAGAAAAAGGCATTCGCAAAGGATATTACTCTGATGATGGCGAGGATGCGTTAATAATGTGGGTGAATATAAATGAAAACAAATAA
- the tsaB gene encoding tRNA (adenosine(37)-N6)-threonylcarbamoyltransferase complex dimerization subunit type 1 TsaB, whose protein sequence is MKILAIDTSNQTLSIAVTNGTTVLGELTTNIKKNHSTRAMPAIDELMKKVNVKPKELERIVVASGPGSYTGVRIGVTIAKTLAWTLQIPLVGVSSLQLIAQNASLFDGYICPIFDARRGLVYTGLYKAEQEFVSSVVEDCNILLKDWLDMLKEKDKPILFIGNDVAIHKELIIEQLEDKAIFAPFTLHNPRASELALIGASSEPVDLHTFAPSYLRLVEAEANWLASQKK, encoded by the coding sequence ATGAAAATATTAGCAATTGATACATCAAATCAAACGTTAAGCATTGCGGTTACAAATGGTACGACAGTTCTCGGAGAACTAACAACAAATATTAAGAAAAACCATTCAACGAGAGCGATGCCAGCAATCGATGAGTTAATGAAGAAAGTTAATGTAAAACCAAAAGAATTAGAGAGAATTGTAGTAGCATCTGGCCCAGGTTCTTATACAGGTGTTCGAATTGGTGTAACAATTGCTAAGACGCTAGCTTGGACTTTGCAAATTCCTTTAGTTGGCGTTTCAAGTTTACAACTGATTGCTCAAAATGCCAGTTTATTTGATGGATATATTTGTCCTATCTTTGATGCTAGAAGAGGATTAGTTTATACAGGATTATACAAAGCTGAGCAGGAGTTTGTTTCATCAGTGGTCGAAGACTGTAATATTCTTTTAAAAGATTGGTTGGACATGCTAAAAGAGAAGGACAAGCCAATTCTCTTTATAGGAAATGATGTAGCTATACATAAAGAATTAATTATAGAACAACTAGAAGATAAGGCTATCTTTGCACCATTTACGCTTCATAATCCTCGAGCGTCAGAACTTGCTTTAATTGGTGCTTCAAGTGAACCTGTGGACTTACATACATTTGCCCCATCTTATTTAAGATTAGTGGAAGCTGAAGCTAATTGGTTAGCTAGTCAGAAGAAATAA
- the tsaE gene encoding tRNA (adenosine(37)-N6)-threonylcarbamoyltransferase complex ATPase subunit type 1 TsaE → MVFTYVSKTEEQTSIIAGRLGTLLEQNDVITLEGDLGAGKTTFTKGLAKGLEIKKVVNSPTFSIIKEYKGRLPLYHMDVYRLHNSDEDLGFEEYFEGNGVSVVEWAHYIKEYLPEEYLTITIRLIDDGNREITFEPHGSRYESLCKELFVDENISN, encoded by the coding sequence ATGGTTTTTACATATGTCTCAAAAACAGAAGAACAAACATCGATTATTGCGGGTAGACTCGGTACATTATTAGAGCAAAATGATGTGATAACGTTAGAAGGAGATTTAGGGGCCGGAAAAACGACGTTCACAAAAGGGTTAGCAAAAGGTCTAGAGATAAAAAAAGTGGTTAATAGTCCGACTTTCTCGATCATTAAGGAGTACAAGGGAAGATTACCACTTTATCATATGGATGTATATCGTTTACATAATAGTGATGAAGATTTAGGGTTTGAAGAATACTTTGAAGGTAACGGTGTTTCTGTTGTGGAATGGGCGCACTATATAAAAGAATACTTACCAGAGGAGTATTTAACGATTACCATTCGTCTCATTGATGATGGAAATCGTGAAATTACTTTTGAACCTCATGGAAGTCGATATGAAAGTTTATGTAAGGAGTTATTTGTAGATGAAAATATTAGCAATTGA